From one Halothece sp. PCC 7418 genomic stretch:
- a CDS encoding DEAD/DEAH box helicase yields the protein MSRRIPKLWYNQGTLLLHPPPRGKSWIDFATWDDRVEKFRIPAIYYRPLVETLQHEEIDFLDEAKAFQSLTLNSRFEMTPYSHQAEALAGWKAAGRQGIVVLPTAAGKTYLAQLAMEATPRTALIVVPTLDLMHQWYAQLEAAFPDVDLGLLGGGSRDRAEILVATYNSAAIHAEAIGNRYALLIFDECHHLPTDFFRVIAEYAIAPYRLGLTATPERSDGNERDLEALIGSVVYRKTAKELSGEALANYKTVEIKVKLSPKEKETYQRAIAQRNQFLKQKRISLSNLKGWQLFVKESARSQEGRRAMLAHRQAKEIALGTDSKLRVLTELITKHSPEAILIFTNDNATVYRISQDFLIPAITHQTPVKERHFILQQFKAGIYKTLVASHVLNEGVDVPDARIAIILSGTSSAREYIQRLGRVLRKGKTKDKQAILYEVIAEETSEERTSERRRGQTQQGQLEVFPTQKKDSYSQPKAAEEGGEYKTD from the coding sequence ATGTCGAGACGGATTCCCAAGCTATGGTATAACCAAGGAACACTCCTCCTGCATCCACCACCGCGAGGGAAAAGTTGGATTGATTTCGCCACTTGGGACGATCGCGTGGAAAAGTTTCGCATTCCAGCCATTTATTATCGCCCTTTGGTGGAAACGCTACAACACGAAGAGATTGATTTCCTTGATGAGGCAAAAGCGTTTCAGTCGTTAACTTTAAACTCCCGCTTTGAAATGACTCCCTACTCTCACCAGGCGGAAGCCTTAGCAGGATGGAAAGCAGCAGGGAGACAAGGGATTGTGGTGTTACCTACCGCAGCAGGGAAAACTTATTTAGCCCAGCTAGCGATGGAAGCGACACCACGCACAGCATTGATTGTGGTTCCGACGTTGGATTTAATGCACCAATGGTACGCTCAACTGGAGGCTGCTTTTCCGGATGTGGATTTGGGGTTATTAGGGGGCGGATCGCGCGATCGCGCGGAGATTTTAGTGGCAACTTACAACAGTGCTGCTATTCACGCCGAAGCCATTGGCAATCGTTATGCGTTGTTAATTTTTGATGAATGTCATCATCTGCCCACCGATTTTTTTCGCGTCATAGCCGAATACGCGATCGCGCCTTACCGTTTAGGACTCACGGCAACCCCAGAACGTTCCGATGGGAATGAACGAGATTTAGAAGCCCTCATTGGTTCAGTTGTCTATCGAAAAACTGCAAAAGAATTATCGGGGGAAGCCCTAGCCAATTATAAAACTGTTGAAATTAAAGTTAAATTATCTCCGAAAGAAAAAGAAACTTATCAACGCGCGATCGCGCAACGGAATCAATTTCTCAAACAAAAACGGATCTCTCTGAGTAACCTCAAAGGCTGGCAATTATTTGTTAAAGAAAGTGCGCGATCGCAAGAAGGCAGACGCGCCATGCTTGCCCATCGTCAAGCCAAAGAAATTGCTTTAGGAACGGATAGTAAACTGCGAGTTTTAACAGAATTAATTACGAAACATTCTCCCGAAGCCATTTTAATTTTTACTAACGATAACGCCACCGTTTATCGCATTTCTCAAGACTTTTTAATCCCCGCCATTACTCACCAAACCCCCGTTAAAGAACGCCATTTTATTCTCCAACAATTCAAAGCAGGCATCTATAAAACCCTGGTTGCTTCTCATGTTCTCAATGAAGGCGTAGATGTTCCTGATGCGAGAATTGCCATCATTTTATCTGGAACCAGTTCTGCACGGGAATATATTCAAAGATTAGGTCGCGTTTTAAGAAAAGGAAAAACCAAAGACAAACAAGCGATTTTATACGAAGTCATTGCCGAAGAAACCAGCGAAGAAAGAACTTCTGAACGTCGTCGAGGTCAAACCCAACAAGGTCAACTAGAAGTATTTCCCACCCAAAAGAAAGATTCTTATTCTCAGCCGAAAGCAGCGGAAGAGGGCGGTGAGTATAAAACGGATTAA
- a CDS encoding YlxR family protein: protein MKTNYRRCLSCRRIAPKSEFLRIIRVHPSKTIQLDQGMGRSAYVCPCASCLKTAQHKNRLGRALKVKIPDDIYDQLWERVKNVS from the coding sequence ATGAAAACCAACTATCGACGCTGTTTAAGTTGTCGTCGCATTGCCCCCAAAAGCGAATTTCTACGGATTATTCGAGTCCATCCTTCCAAAACGATACAATTGGATCAGGGCATGGGACGTTCAGCTTATGTTTGTCCTTGTGCAAGTTGTCTCAAAACAGCCCAGCACAAAAATCGCCTCGGGCGAGCCCTAAAAGTGAAAATCCCTGATGACATCTACGACCAACTGTGGGAGCGCGTTAAGAACGTCTCTTAA
- a CDS encoding AAA-like domain-containing protein: protein MSLPNSQTFHLLIEKLNHDLVENEQSCLNSTEILVLQGIWQDQTYSAIAKQSGYSVGYFSNVVAPRLWQRLSTLIGKRVTKKNSRIILESYLNKSTASSRVVTSSSKSFPYPSGAIPLGSKVYIQRQSIEEETYRGIQQAGALLRIKAPQEMGKTSLLIRLFEYGNRLGYATVNLDLQQADQEILSNVNRFLRWVCANITYQLNIEAKLDDYWQEDIGSGVSCTLYLHYILEQLDTPFILAFDEVNQIFEYPKIAKSFLPLLRSWYEETKNVSIWRNLRLVVIHSTEVYVPLQLNQSPFSNVGLPLELPNFSAEEVQELAQRYGLSWREEEVNQLMSVINGHPALVHLTLYHLNQGEVTLEELLVDAATLSGIYAPHLRRHQAKLQEQPELAQACFAIMSAPEPITVDATSAYKLYSMGLIDFNGDRAFPRVPLYQQYFQQTLKQYYSKET, encoded by the coding sequence ATGTCTCTTCCTAATTCTCAAACCTTTCATCTTCTCATCGAAAAACTAAACCATGATCTTGTAGAAAATGAACAGTCTTGTTTAAATTCAACAGAAATTTTAGTATTACAAGGAATTTGGCAGGATCAGACCTATAGTGCAATTGCGAAACAATCTGGGTACAGTGTAGGGTATTTTAGTAATGTCGTTGCGCCTCGGTTATGGCAACGTTTGAGCACCCTCATCGGGAAACGGGTGACAAAAAAAAACAGTCGTATTATTCTAGAATCCTATTTGAATAAATCCACCGCTTCATCAAGAGTTGTCACATCTTCTTCCAAGTCTTTCCCTTATCCCAGTGGGGCAATCCCTCTGGGTTCTAAAGTTTATATTCAACGGCAATCGATTGAAGAAGAAACTTATCGAGGGATTCAACAAGCAGGGGCATTATTACGGATTAAAGCCCCGCAAGAAATGGGGAAAACGTCTCTCCTGATTAGACTTTTCGAGTATGGAAATCGTCTCGGGTATGCCACAGTGAACCTTGATCTCCAGCAAGCGGATCAGGAGATATTAAGCAACGTGAATCGCTTTTTACGTTGGGTTTGTGCCAATATTACTTATCAATTGAATATAGAAGCCAAACTCGATGACTATTGGCAGGAAGATATTGGTAGTGGTGTCAGTTGTACCCTTTACCTCCACTATATTTTAGAACAACTGGATACACCCTTCATTCTCGCTTTTGACGAAGTGAATCAAATTTTTGAGTATCCCAAAATTGCCAAAAGTTTTTTACCCCTGCTGCGATCTTGGTATGAAGAAACCAAAAATGTTTCAATTTGGCGCAATCTCCGTCTGGTGGTTATTCACTCCACAGAAGTTTATGTTCCATTACAGTTAAACCAGTCTCCATTTAGTAATGTCGGATTACCGCTAGAACTCCCAAATTTTAGTGCTGAGGAAGTCCAAGAATTAGCGCAACGCTACGGACTGTCTTGGAGAGAAGAGGAAGTCAATCAATTAATGTCAGTGATTAATGGACATCCTGCTCTCGTTCACCTTACCCTCTATCATCTTAATCAAGGAGAGGTGACACTAGAGGAACTTCTGGTGGATGCTGCGACTTTAAGTGGGATTTATGCCCCTCATCTCCGTCGTCACCAAGCCAAATTACAAGAACAACCCGAATTAGCTCAGGCTTGTTTTGCGATTATGAGTGCACCAGAACCGATTACAGTTGATGCGACCTCAGCCTATAAGCTCTACAGTATGGGGTTAATTGACTTTAACGGCGATCGCGCGTTTCCGAGAGTTCCCCTCTATCAACAGTATTTTCAACAAACCTTAAAACAGTATTACTCAAAAGAAACATGA
- a CDS encoding PspA/IM30 family protein, with protein MGFLQRLWRIIKANINSLLKKTEDPEKILEQAVSDMQEDLVKLRQAVAQAIASQKRTERQANQAKSTADEWKKRAQLALEKGNEDLAREALTRRQNYQQTADSLNEQLTQQNQVIDKLKSDMRKLESKISEAKNKKDMYIARARSAEATQRVNEFMQGVNTGSSLSAFEQMEERVTEMEASAEAAQEMGGDDIEKQFAALEQGSNVDAELSQMKQRKELPEGQQAAVDQELEQLRSELKQ; from the coding sequence ATGGGTTTTTTACAACGTCTCTGGCGCATCATCAAAGCCAATATCAATAGCTTACTCAAGAAAACCGAAGACCCCGAAAAAATTCTAGAGCAAGCCGTTTCGGATATGCAGGAAGACTTGGTGAAACTCCGACAAGCGGTCGCGCAAGCTATCGCCTCACAAAAGCGCACCGAACGTCAAGCCAACCAAGCTAAAAGCACTGCGGATGAGTGGAAAAAACGCGCTCAACTGGCTTTAGAAAAAGGAAATGAAGATTTAGCCCGAGAAGCCCTCACTCGCCGTCAAAACTATCAACAAACCGCAGACAGCCTCAATGAACAACTGACACAGCAAAATCAGGTCATTGATAAACTCAAAAGCGATATGCGGAAGTTAGAAAGTAAAATTTCCGAGGCGAAAAATAAAAAAGATATGTATATTGCAAGAGCACGTTCTGCTGAAGCCACGCAACGGGTCAATGAGTTTATGCAAGGGGTGAATACAGGGAGTTCTCTCAGTGCGTTTGAACAAATGGAAGAGCGCGTGACAGAAATGGAAGCCTCCGCCGAAGCAGCCCAAGAAATGGGGGGAGATGATATTGAAAAGCAATTTGCAGCCCTTGAACAAGGAAGCAACGTCGATGCAGAATTGAGTCAGATGAAACAACGGAAAGAACTTCCCGAGGGTCAACAAGCTGCTGTGGATCAAGAACTGGAACAACTGCGCTCTGAATTAAAGCAATAA
- the infB gene encoding translation initiation factor IF-2 gives MTKVRIYDLSRELDLENKQVLDICNKLNITAKTHSSSIPEEDAERIRADVQKGGVSKNYDNGNGKANPRNGKPSKKHQQKILEVRHNKREEGKDPHGKNGDESGDGPQLKAPPRRPTAKSDVDQDIRPKPKMKKTAQETPSSVSPDTSETTENLQKPVAGSEGSVQKQAEKPKAPEAKPSPSVKSEAPAPTEANLESSASSESKELIGPPSKPKPPKKEGKKVEKPKKPEKPTLKSPKPKPEPAPEKAEPAPEAKTEEKPAPKKPAKPKMLAKPKRAADQQAPPKDEDQLGKTAKEEETSEEETSDDNELLLEQPKRPRPKRVEAPTRTGKKKGWEEEEEDTEKVEAKAQPKKRRPKPIIEDDDDEELALENELDQPEQDSIALRSLERPPKPEALQKKATTPQPKAAPSKPKKNRGGSQPSTQRTQRQEKEQSKERPETITLTQELAVPALAELLAVSETEIIKNLFFKGIQVNITQTLEIETARMVAEDLGVNVEIPEEKSAATKTEMLDTEDLENLQSRPPVITIMGHVDHGKTSLLDSIRKTKVAEGEAGGITQHTGAYHVDVDHEGETKQVVFLDTPGHEAFTAMRARGAKVTDIAVLVVAADDGVQPQTQEAISHAKAAGVPIVVAINKMDKEGAQPDRVKQELTEHELVPEEWGGNTPMVGVSAITGDNLDELLEMIILVAELEELSANPDRLAKGTVIEANLDRARGPVATLLVQNGTLRIGDVIVAGPCFGKIRAMIDDRGERVEVASPSFAVEILGLSEVPSAGDEFAVYKDEKEARAIAEQRTAEMRSSRLQRAASSRRVTLSNVSEQAQEGELKELNLIIKADVQGSVEAIQSSLAQLPQNEVQIRVLYAAPGEVTETDVDLAAASGAVIIGFNTTLASNTKAAADKEGVDIREYDIIYKLLDEIQGAMEGLLDPEEVESPLGTAEVRAVFPVGRGSVAGCYVQSGRIVRNRQMRVRRDGEVVYQGNIDSLKRVKEDAKEVQSGFECGIGSNKFNNWKEGDIIEAYEMVMKRRTLNPKK, from the coding sequence ATGACTAAGGTCAGAATATACGATTTGTCACGAGAATTAGATTTAGAAAATAAACAAGTATTGGATATTTGCAATAAACTGAACATTACTGCAAAAACTCATAGCAGTAGTATCCCAGAGGAAGACGCAGAGCGCATTCGAGCTGATGTGCAGAAAGGTGGTGTTAGCAAAAATTATGACAATGGAAATGGAAAAGCTAACCCCAGAAATGGTAAGCCCTCGAAAAAACATCAACAAAAAATCTTAGAAGTTCGACATAACAAACGTGAGGAGGGTAAAGATCCACACGGGAAAAATGGGGATGAAAGTGGTGATGGCCCGCAACTGAAAGCACCTCCTCGTCGTCCTACAGCTAAATCGGATGTTGATCAAGACATCAGACCCAAACCTAAGATGAAAAAAACGGCTCAGGAAACCCCATCATCAGTTTCCCCAGACACTTCAGAGACGACAGAAAACCTGCAGAAACCAGTTGCAGGATCAGAGGGCTCTGTGCAAAAACAGGCGGAAAAACCGAAAGCCCCTGAAGCCAAACCCTCCCCATCCGTTAAGTCAGAAGCCCCAGCGCCAACCGAGGCTAACTTGGAATCCAGCGCATCTTCAGAAAGCAAAGAGTTGATCGGGCCACCGAGTAAGCCTAAACCCCCGAAAAAAGAAGGGAAAAAAGTCGAAAAACCGAAAAAACCCGAAAAACCAACCCTGAAGTCACCGAAACCGAAACCAGAACCAGCACCCGAAAAAGCAGAACCAGCACCAGAAGCAAAAACAGAAGAAAAACCCGCTCCGAAAAAACCAGCAAAACCGAAAATGCTGGCTAAACCGAAGCGGGCTGCAGATCAACAAGCTCCGCCGAAAGATGAAGATCAATTAGGAAAAACGGCGAAAGAGGAGGAAACATCAGAAGAAGAAACCAGTGATGACAATGAGTTACTGTTAGAACAACCCAAACGTCCTCGTCCTAAACGGGTAGAAGCACCGACTCGCACCGGTAAGAAAAAAGGCTGGGAAGAAGAAGAGGAGGATACCGAAAAAGTCGAAGCTAAAGCGCAGCCGAAAAAACGCCGTCCGAAGCCGATTATTGAAGATGATGACGACGAAGAGTTGGCGTTAGAAAACGAACTGGATCAACCCGAACAGGATTCGATCGCGCTGCGATCGCTGGAACGTCCGCCTAAACCAGAAGCTCTCCAGAAAAAAGCAACGACTCCCCAACCAAAAGCAGCCCCCAGTAAACCGAAGAAAAATAGAGGGGGAAGCCAACCGAGCACACAACGCACTCAACGTCAAGAAAAAGAACAGAGCAAAGAGCGTCCAGAAACGATTACTTTGACTCAAGAGTTAGCCGTTCCTGCTTTAGCAGAACTATTGGCGGTTTCTGAGACGGAAATCATCAAAAATCTCTTCTTCAAAGGGATTCAGGTGAACATTACCCAAACCTTGGAAATCGAAACCGCCCGCATGGTCGCGGAAGATTTAGGGGTAAACGTAGAAATCCCAGAAGAAAAATCCGCAGCCACGAAAACCGAAATGCTGGATACGGAAGACCTGGAAAACCTCCAGTCTCGTCCGCCCGTGATTACGATTATGGGTCACGTTGACCACGGGAAAACCAGTCTCCTCGACTCCATTCGCAAAACCAAAGTGGCGGAAGGAGAAGCAGGAGGGATTACCCAACACACAGGCGCGTATCATGTGGATGTGGATCATGAAGGGGAAACCAAACAAGTGGTCTTCCTCGATACTCCAGGTCACGAAGCCTTTACCGCCATGCGGGCGCGAGGGGCAAAAGTCACTGATATTGCTGTGTTAGTGGTTGCTGCGGATGATGGGGTACAACCGCAAACCCAAGAAGCGATCAGTCACGCCAAAGCAGCAGGGGTGCCGATTGTTGTTGCGATTAACAAAATGGATAAAGAAGGGGCGCAACCCGATCGCGTGAAACAAGAGTTAACTGAACATGAGTTAGTCCCCGAAGAATGGGGCGGTAATACGCCGATGGTTGGCGTTAGCGCGATTACAGGGGATAACCTCGATGAACTGCTAGAGATGATTATTCTTGTAGCAGAACTAGAAGAACTCTCCGCCAACCCAGATCGTCTCGCCAAAGGAACCGTCATTGAAGCGAACTTAGACCGCGCTCGGGGCCCCGTTGCCACTTTGCTGGTGCAAAATGGAACGCTCCGCATTGGTGATGTCATTGTCGCAGGGCCCTGTTTTGGTAAAATCCGCGCCATGATTGACGATCGCGGAGAACGAGTCGAAGTGGCTAGCCCCTCCTTTGCTGTGGAAATCCTCGGCTTGAGTGAAGTGCCTTCTGCGGGAGATGAGTTTGCTGTTTATAAGGATGAAAAAGAAGCCCGCGCGATCGCAGAACAACGGACGGCTGAAATGCGGAGTTCTCGCTTACAACGGGCTGCAAGTTCTCGCCGTGTCACCCTCAGCAATGTCTCTGAACAAGCCCAAGAGGGCGAACTGAAAGAACTGAATCTGATCATCAAAGCCGACGTTCAAGGGTCAGTGGAAGCGATTCAAAGTTCCTTAGCGCAACTCCCGCAAAACGAAGTCCAAATCCGAGTCTTATATGCTGCACCAGGGGAAGTAACTGAAACCGATGTCGATCTCGCAGCAGCCAGTGGTGCGGTGATTATTGGTTTTAATACCACTCTCGCTTCTAACACGAAAGCAGCAGCCGATAAAGAAGGGGTGGATATTCGGGAGTATGACATTATCTACAAACTCCTCGATGAGATCCAAGGGGCTATGGAAGGACTTCTTGATCCCGAAGAGGTAGAATCACCTTTAGGCACTGCCGAAGTGCGAGCCGTCTTCCCTGTGGGACGCGGTTCTGTCGCTGGTTGTTATGTCCAATCAGGACGCATTGTGCGTAATCGTCAAATGCGAGTTCGTCGCGATGGCGAAGTGGTCTATCAAGGCAATATTGACTCCCTGAAACGGGTGAAAGAAGATGCGAAAGAAGTCCAATCTGGCTTTGAATGTGGTATCGGTTCTAATAAGTTCAACAACTGGAAAGAAGGCGATATCATTGAAGCCTACGAAATGGTCATGAAACGACGCACCTTAAATCCCAAGAAGTAA
- a CDS encoding low-complexity tail membrane protein gives MTMYKKEPYLWIHLAGLAILPLWLELVWLGLAAGKPIFPVIVELILVAVVGTLPITLMQWVRPFDIFSILVLAVQPDQLSEPQRQILKVFKTAKHRILTGLGAIALLVGLWFIARYTPLVAPVTPISNHWLGLSVAAIAFFASNLFLQVPLSVIAVFLTRNSQLAELTAEPPEQITSNYFVPGFRVKKILPAISDQ, from the coding sequence ATGACTATGTATAAAAAAGAGCCTTATTTGTGGATTCATTTAGCAGGATTAGCCATTCTTCCCTTATGGTTAGAGTTAGTGTGGTTAGGGTTGGCTGCGGGGAAACCGATTTTCCCAGTGATCGTCGAACTGATTTTAGTGGCTGTGGTGGGAACACTCCCGATTACGCTGATGCAGTGGGTGCGACCCTTTGATATTTTTAGTATTTTAGTGCTTGCGGTACAGCCCGATCAGTTGAGTGAACCGCAACGACAAATCTTGAAAGTCTTTAAGACAGCCAAACATCGGATTTTAACAGGATTGGGCGCGATCGCGCTTCTAGTGGGTTTATGGTTCATTGCTCGTTATACGCCTTTAGTCGCCCCTGTTACCCCCATTTCTAACCACTGGCTAGGATTAAGCGTTGCAGCGATCGCGTTTTTTGCCAGTAATCTCTTTCTGCAAGTTCCCCTCAGCGTCATCGCCGTTTTCCTCACCCGCAACAGTCAACTGGCTGAGTTAACCGCCGAACCCCCCGAACAAATCACCAGCAATTATTTTGTCCCAGGGTTTCGGGTTAAGAAAATATTACCTGCAATTAGCGATCAGTAA
- a CDS encoding nitrate reductase associated protein: MFFQFEADFVNNLRCIPMQVRYKLDTCGVKLKLHHWHQFSQAEREELVNQPCETPDQIQIYKQNLQNLVLQHTDEPAKELELDPHPPWLNPEVVPQQLEEKASDFKVTITLEQWQQLSPLQRFALIKLSRPSHENKNFYPALKEFGIIEP, translated from the coding sequence ATGTTTTTTCAATTTGAAGCTGATTTTGTGAATAATCTACGCTGTATTCCGATGCAAGTACGCTATAAATTAGATACTTGTGGCGTTAAACTGAAATTGCATCATTGGCATCAATTTAGCCAAGCCGAAAGAGAAGAATTAGTGAATCAGCCTTGTGAAACCCCAGACCAAATTCAAATCTATAAACAGAATCTACAAAACTTAGTTCTTCAACACACCGATGAACCCGCCAAAGAATTAGAACTTGATCCCCATCCCCCTTGGTTAAATCCTGAAGTAGTCCCTCAACAGTTAGAAGAAAAAGCCAGTGACTTTAAAGTTACAATCACTCTAGAGCAATGGCAACAATTAAGCCCCTTACAACGGTTTGCACTAATTAAATTATCTCGTCCTAGCCATGAAAATAAAAATTTTTATCCAGCTTTAAAGGAATTTGGAATCATTGAGCCCTAA
- a CDS encoding carbohydrate kinase → MTQVLCLGEILYDYLAQEAGKPLEKVNNWIAYPGGAPANVATALVKLGTSAGFIGCIGQDEAGQALKKLLAQIGVNCQGMQEHPTAPTRSVYVTRSLEGDRAFAGFGDLPTDQFADAFLDADQLPIPLFEQAQFLVIGTLELAYPKTRKAVFRALDLANTYNIKVLVDVNWRPMFWSDPEAAVPLIDRLWHTVDFVKLSKEEAQWLFNTAESGAIAHQLSSVEGVFVTDGEGTISYHLNDLEGKVPAFQMSVQDTTGAGDSFVAGLVHQLCEKGLNHLNNPTTVKEIITYACAVGGLTTTKPGAIAAQPTAEEVETFLTGIR, encoded by the coding sequence ATGACACAAGTGCTTTGCTTGGGTGAAATTTTATACGACTATTTAGCGCAAGAAGCGGGAAAACCCTTAGAAAAAGTCAATAACTGGATTGCATATCCTGGAGGTGCGCCCGCCAATGTCGCCACCGCTTTAGTGAAATTGGGAACATCCGCAGGGTTTATCGGTTGCATTGGACAAGACGAAGCGGGTCAAGCACTGAAAAAATTATTAGCACAAATTGGTGTAAATTGTCAAGGAATGCAAGAGCATCCCACTGCCCCCACGCGCTCCGTTTATGTCACTCGTTCTTTAGAGGGCGATCGCGCGTTTGCTGGTTTTGGCGACTTACCCACGGATCAGTTTGCAGATGCCTTTCTCGATGCGGATCAGCTACCGATTCCTTTATTTGAACAAGCACAGTTTCTTGTCATTGGGACATTAGAACTAGCCTATCCTAAAACTCGCAAAGCAGTCTTTCGCGCCCTTGATCTGGCTAATACTTACAATATCAAAGTGCTGGTGGATGTGAACTGGCGACCGATGTTTTGGTCCGATCCAGAAGCAGCAGTTCCTCTGATTGATCGGCTATGGCATACGGTGGATTTTGTCAAGTTATCGAAAGAAGAAGCACAATGGTTATTTAATACCGCAGAATCAGGCGCGATCGCGCATCAACTGTCTTCTGTGGAAGGGGTATTTGTCACCGATGGGGAGGGAACGATTAGCTATCATTTGAATGATTTAGAAGGGAAAGTTCCAGCATTTCAGATGTCTGTTCAAGATACCACAGGGGCTGGGGATAGCTTCGTTGCCGGGTTAGTGCATCAGTTGTGTGAAAAAGGTTTAAATCATCTGAATAATCCGACAACAGTCAAAGAAATAATCACTTATGCTTGTGCCGTTGGCGGTTTGACGACAACAAAGCCAGGCGCGATCGCAGCCCAACCAACTGCCGAAGAAGTGGAGACATTTTTAACTGGAATTCGTTGA